One window of the Maridesulfovibrio frigidus DSM 17176 genome contains the following:
- a CDS encoding ketoacyl-ACP synthase III, translating into MTALINAIEYYIPENTVDCLELDKSKPEWHVRNSLPKTGVRFLHHADSDETTLQLAFTAAKKAIASLPESELPDTLIVCTQTPDNLLPHVSACLQHELGLPSSTKCFDLSLGCSGYCYGLSIAYGYLAANISKRVLFVTVDNYSKVIDPETNKAYLLFSDGACATILDKPEIAPFFQFGTDGSRNKSIICENTGISVMTGKDPDAPIANPNFIMDGYNVLQFTVKTIPPEMIKLTESAGITLDDIDLFVFHQASRKVLEEIGKKLSIPKDKLIIDLEETGNTTSSTIPIAMKRAEARGQLKRGDKIMLFGFGIGLSWSGAIIEY; encoded by the coding sequence ATGACTGCCCTTATCAATGCAATAGAATATTATATCCCAGAGAACACAGTAGATTGCCTAGAGTTAGATAAAAGCAAACCTGAATGGCATGTACGCAATTCACTGCCTAAAACAGGTGTCCGCTTCCTTCATCATGCAGATAGTGATGAAACAACGCTCCAGCTGGCTTTTACTGCGGCGAAAAAGGCAATAGCTTCACTTCCGGAATCAGAACTTCCAGATACGCTTATAGTCTGCACGCAGACCCCGGACAACCTTCTGCCTCACGTATCTGCATGCCTTCAGCACGAACTGGGACTGCCTTCTAGTACCAAGTGTTTTGACTTGAGTCTCGGCTGTAGTGGATATTGCTACGGTCTTTCCATTGCATACGGCTACCTGGCCGCAAATATTTCAAAAAGAGTACTCTTTGTTACTGTCGACAATTATTCAAAAGTGATCGACCCTGAAACAAACAAAGCTTACTTGCTCTTTTCTGACGGAGCTTGCGCAACCATTCTAGACAAACCAGAGATCGCCCCGTTTTTCCAATTCGGTACAGACGGCAGCCGCAATAAATCCATTATCTGTGAAAATACCGGCATCAGCGTAATGACCGGAAAGGACCCCGACGCCCCCATTGCAAATCCAAATTTCATAATGGACGGCTACAACGTGCTCCAATTCACAGTAAAAACAATACCGCCCGAAATGATAAAGCTGACTGAATCTGCGGGAATAACTCTTGATGACATTGATTTGTTCGTCTTCCATCAGGCAAGCCGCAAAGTGCTTGAAGAGATCGGCAAAAAACTTTCCATCCCCAAAGACAAACTGATCATTGATCTAGAAGAGACAGGCAACACAACCTCTTCAACCATTCCCATTGCCATGAAAAGGGCAGAAGCAAGAGGACAGCTTAAACGCGGAGACAAAATCATGCTCTTCGGTTTCGGAATCGGACTTAGCTGGTCTGGCGCTATCATCGAATACTAA
- a CDS encoding ABC transporter permease, translating to MRGFWLMSMGLISMPAQMLYTRGAVLLGLCYTLLPFMVLPLYSSIIKLDKRLLEAGRDLGAGPVRTFLRSPCRLLCPA from the coding sequence TTGCGTGGTTTCTGGCTCATGTCCATGGGGTTAATCTCCATGCCCGCGCAGATGCTCTATACTCGCGGAGCGGTGCTTTTGGGTCTTTGTTATACCTTGCTCCCATTTATGGTGCTGCCACTTTATTCATCCATTATAAAACTCGACAAAAGGCTGCTCGAGGCTGGGCGCGATCTTGGCGCAGGGCCGGTGCGAACCTTTTTAAGATCGCCTTGCCGCTTACTTTGCCCGGCATAG
- the trxC gene encoding thioredoxin TrxC, translating to MPAPIHTVCSKCQAINRIQSARLGDKPTCGKCGGLVLSSSPLVFTGSNFDRFISKTELPILVDFWAPWCGHCRTMAPAFEQAALALYPHILTAKVNTEEFKSLSARFSVSSLPTLVLFKGGREVKRVSGGMSAQQITSWAKQFA from the coding sequence ATGCCCGCCCCTATACATACTGTTTGTTCCAAATGCCAAGCCATCAACAGGATTCAGTCTGCACGTCTTGGAGATAAGCCTACCTGTGGCAAGTGTGGTGGACTAGTGCTTAGTTCATCTCCCTTAGTCTTTACTGGTTCAAATTTTGATCGCTTCATTTCAAAAACAGAACTACCAATATTGGTCGATTTCTGGGCGCCTTGGTGCGGTCATTGTCGAACTATGGCACCCGCCTTTGAGCAGGCAGCGTTAGCGTTGTACCCTCATATATTGACCGCAAAAGTTAATACTGAAGAATTTAAATCACTGTCTGCCCGTTTTAGCGTTAGCTCATTACCTACTCTGGTTTTATTTAAGGGCGGCCGCGAAGTTAAGCGCGTGTCAGGCGGTATGTCTGCGCAGCAGATTACAAGCTGGGCAAAGCAGTTCGCGTAA
- a CDS encoding mechanosensitive ion channel family protein, whose amino-acid sequence MIRPVKYVVLSFLLMMMAFSTVFASTMFPLEPPDTSSPRATLNSFIHYTDELYKAANEPDEDFALEVEYMQRAARCFDFSLVPPTLLDDIRVESVLMLREVLDRIDLPDMDDVPDKRDVKSSGAVSWRMPHTEINISQVAKGPRVGSFLFNSETVNRLNEYYNEVRDLPYKNSDHGKDYYGLYEQYIYSSGWMIPDGFLSKLPEWSKQGYLGQAIWQWIGLILVLFFGSLCLWLMWLINERVKCWTAGCSWETGRLLFPLAGMFVCAFVEYLMSRQINITGRVLAVMTMGFELFFFMFSGIAIIVAGNVVMHGIIATAKIKEEALDADVIKLVVRLVSFSLVFVLCYKAGSYFGIPVTAVFASAGIAGVAVALAARETLANFFGGVSIFLDRPFRAGDYIVLDSGERGEVKAVGMRSTRMLTRDNILITIPNSVITNVKITNQSMPEPHFRVRIKVGVAYGSDVDKVEDILLEVARSNSLAISNPPPKVRFRLFGDSALEYELRCWAAEPKDRGRLTHELSRDIYKKFNEEGISIPFPQRDVHLHKVDE is encoded by the coding sequence ATGATTCGTCCGGTTAAATATGTAGTTTTGTCCTTCCTGCTCATGATGATGGCTTTTTCAACTGTTTTTGCTTCTACCATGTTTCCTCTTGAGCCACCGGACACATCAAGTCCGCGCGCTACTCTAAATAGTTTTATCCATTATACTGATGAGTTATATAAGGCTGCAAATGAGCCTGATGAAGATTTCGCGCTTGAAGTAGAATATATGCAGAGAGCTGCACGTTGTTTTGATTTTAGCCTAGTTCCGCCTACTTTGCTTGATGATATCCGTGTCGAGTCTGTCTTGATGCTTCGCGAGGTGCTGGACAGGATTGATCTGCCGGATATGGATGATGTTCCGGATAAAAGAGATGTAAAAAGTTCAGGCGCGGTTTCGTGGCGCATGCCACATACAGAAATAAATATTAGCCAAGTTGCAAAAGGACCTAGAGTTGGTTCTTTCTTATTTAATTCTGAGACTGTGAATAGGCTGAACGAGTATTATAATGAAGTACGAGATTTGCCTTACAAAAACAGTGATCATGGTAAGGATTATTACGGTTTGTATGAGCAATATATTTATTCTTCAGGTTGGATGATACCGGATGGCTTTTTAAGCAAGCTGCCTGAGTGGTCAAAGCAAGGATATTTGGGACAGGCTATATGGCAGTGGATTGGTCTTATTTTGGTTCTTTTTTTTGGATCCCTCTGTTTATGGTTGATGTGGTTGATTAATGAGAGAGTAAAATGCTGGACTGCTGGTTGTTCGTGGGAAACCGGGCGTTTATTATTTCCGTTAGCAGGTATGTTTGTCTGTGCTTTTGTAGAGTATCTTATGAGTCGCCAGATCAATATTACTGGGCGGGTGCTGGCAGTTATGACCATGGGTTTTGAGCTATTCTTTTTTATGTTTTCCGGTATTGCCATAATTGTTGCTGGAAACGTTGTAATGCATGGTATTATAGCCACGGCAAAAATTAAGGAAGAGGCTCTTGATGCTGATGTGATTAAGCTTGTTGTAAGGCTTGTTTCATTTAGTCTTGTTTTCGTATTATGCTATAAAGCTGGAAGTTATTTCGGGATTCCAGTTACAGCTGTTTTCGCTTCTGCTGGTATCGCAGGTGTGGCTGTGGCCCTTGCTGCACGTGAAACTTTAGCCAATTTTTTTGGTGGAGTTTCTATCTTTCTCGACAGGCCGTTCAGAGCAGGTGACTATATTGTCCTTGATTCAGGTGAGCGGGGTGAGGTGAAGGCTGTAGGGATGAGATCCACCCGCATGCTGACCAGAGACAATATTTTAATCACAATTCCAAACTCGGTAATTACCAATGTTAAAATCACCAACCAGAGCATGCCGGAGCCGCACTTTCGGGTGCGTATTAAGGTTGGCGTTGCCTACGGCTCAGATGTTGATAAAGTAGAAGACATTCTTTTGGAAGTTGCCCGTTCTAATTCACTTGCTATCAGTAATCCCCCGCCGAAAGTGCGTTTTCGTTTATTTGGGGATTCTGCGCTGGAATACGAGTTGCGATGCTGGGCTGCAGAGCCGAAGGACAGAGGCAGGCTTACTCATGAGCTTAGTCGTGATATTTATAAGAAGTTTAATGAAGAAGGGATCAGCATACCTTTTCCACAGCGCGATGTGCATTTGCATAAGGTTGATGAATAG
- a CDS encoding glycosyltransferase family 2 protein, which produces MKTAVLIPCLNEEEAITSVVRDFAKQLPGCEIYVYDNGSTDNTIAVAKAAGAIVASENRRGKGNVVSRMFADIDADVYVLVDGDDTYDATAAPAMVDRLLSNNLDMVVGIRDHKDEDEAYRSGHQAGNAVFNKFLGVIFEKTFTDIFSGYRIFSRRFVKSFPCLSRGFEIEMEMSIHSITARLPVEEMVTTYGKRPEGSHSKLNTYRDGMRIFLTMLRLFRHIFPLKFYAGIGGAFALLSLILGLPIVGEWMLTGLVPKLPTAVLAASVGIIACLSVAIGIILDCVSRGHMEMRRLEYLNFTSPAVICRDYCAKENVDGGSVDK; this is translated from the coding sequence ATGAAGACAGCAGTTTTAATTCCGTGCTTGAATGAAGAAGAAGCAATTACAAGCGTTGTCCGCGATTTTGCAAAGCAACTCCCGGGCTGTGAAATATACGTTTATGATAATGGTTCCACTGATAATACCATCGCAGTTGCAAAGGCTGCCGGAGCAATCGTTGCTTCTGAGAACCGACGCGGAAAGGGCAACGTAGTCAGCCGCATGTTTGCAGATATTGATGCAGATGTTTATGTTTTGGTTGATGGGGATGATACTTACGATGCTACCGCGGCTCCGGCTATGGTAGACAGGCTCCTAAGTAATAATCTTGATATGGTTGTCGGTATTCGTGATCATAAAGATGAAGACGAAGCATACCGTTCCGGTCATCAAGCAGGTAATGCCGTTTTTAATAAATTTCTGGGTGTAATCTTTGAAAAAACTTTCACAGATATCTTTTCGGGTTACCGCATATTTTCAAGGAGATTTGTAAAGTCCTTTCCTTGCCTCAGTCGCGGATTTGAGATTGAGATGGAAATGAGCATCCATTCCATTACCGCACGTCTGCCGGTGGAAGAAATGGTTACAACCTATGGCAAGCGTCCTGAGGGGAGCCATAGTAAGCTCAATACATATAGAGATGGTATGCGTATCTTTTTGACAATGTTGCGCTTATTTCGTCATATTTTCCCGCTAAAATTTTATGCAGGGATCGGCGGCGCATTTGCTTTACTTTCTCTTATTCTTGGACTTCCGATCGTAGGGGAGTGGATGTTGACGGGGCTTGTTCCCAAACTTCCTACAGCAGTGCTTGCAGCTTCTGTGGGTATAATTGCCTGTTTGTCGGTTGCAATAGGTATCATATTGGATTGTGTCAGCCGCGGACATATGGAGATGAGAAGGCTGGAATATTTGAATTTTACATCTCCGGCAGTAATATGCCGCGATTACTGTGCAAAAGAGAATGTTGATGGCGGATCAGTTGATAAGTAA